In one Winogradskyella sp. MH6 genomic region, the following are encoded:
- a CDS encoding TolC family protein, giving the protein MKKIILFIAIIISISALGQQSITLDECYSLLETNYPLINQRQLLAKQNQLDTEAINNSKLPQFNLEAQATYQSDVTEVPLQNSPIKPLNKDQYRATFSVNQLIYNGGLTDASLKVKMAQLKSNQKQIDVSIHQLKQQINQLYFSILLAQETYSLLEAKKNQLLTKLDEVRSGIRYGVLLPASDSVLETEMLKIEQQFIEVESTKLALIESLSTLIGQNLNEDTEFEKPMIENQFQADINRPELDLFQYKKEEIESSENLISKQNLPKLNGFTTGGYGNPGLNMLDNSFQPFYIFGVKLNWNVFDWNSNKKKREALSVNKEIIDNQTEIFKLNTSIELNRQEKDINKLSAFIQSDLKIIELQKKVLKTADSQLKNGVITSSAYMTEFTNLLEAENTLVKHKTQLELAKANYNITKGQ; this is encoded by the coding sequence ATGAAGAAAATCATCTTATTTATAGCAATAATAATCAGTATTTCAGCTTTAGGGCAACAAAGCATAACGTTAGACGAGTGCTATAGTTTATTGGAAACCAATTATCCATTAATCAATCAACGACAATTGTTAGCAAAACAAAACCAATTGGATACTGAAGCCATAAATAATAGTAAGTTGCCTCAGTTTAATTTAGAAGCTCAAGCCACCTATCAATCTGATGTTACCGAAGTACCTCTACAAAATTCACCTATAAAACCTTTAAATAAAGATCAATATCGTGCAACATTTTCGGTTAATCAACTGATCTATAATGGAGGTTTAACAGATGCTTCGTTAAAGGTGAAAATGGCTCAGTTAAAAAGCAATCAAAAACAGATTGACGTTAGCATTCATCAACTAAAACAACAAATCAACCAGTTGTATTTCTCCATCCTTTTGGCGCAGGAAACCTACAGTTTATTAGAAGCCAAAAAAAACCAACTATTGACAAAATTGGACGAGGTTAGATCTGGCATAAGATATGGCGTGTTGTTACCTGCTTCAGATAGTGTTTTAGAAACCGAAATGCTTAAAATAGAACAGCAATTCATAGAGGTTGAAAGTACAAAACTGGCCTTAATTGAATCGTTATCAACTTTAATAGGGCAAAATTTAAACGAAGATACTGAGTTTGAAAAACCAATGATAGAGAACCAATTTCAAGCAGATATAAATAGACCAGAACTGGATTTGTTTCAATATAAAAAAGAAGAAATTGAAAGCTCTGAGAATCTTATTTCCAAACAGAATTTACCAAAATTAAATGGTTTTACAACAGGAGGTTATGGTAATCCTGGGTTGAATATGTTAGACAATTCATTTCAACCATTTTACATATTTGGAGTAAAATTGAATTGGAACGTTTTTGATTGGAATAGTAACAAAAAGAAACGTGAAGCTTTGTCGGTAAACAAAGAGATTATTGATAACCAAACCGAAATTTTTAAACTCAACACTAGTATAGAACTCAACCGACAAGAAAAAGATATCAATAAACTATCAGCATTCATCCAATCGGATTTAAAGATTATCGAACTCCAAAAAAAAGTGTTAAAAACAGCCGATTCGCAACTTAAAAATGGAGTGATTACATCATCAGCTTACATGACTGAGTTCACCAATTTATTGGAAGCAGAAAACACATTGGTAAAGCATAAAACTCAATTAGAATTGGCAAAGGCTAATTACAATATTACTAAAGGACAATAA
- a CDS encoding cytochrome ubiquinol oxidase subunit I codes for MDTEILARIQFAFTVAFHYIYPPLSIGIGLIMVIFEGLYLKTGKKQYEILTRFWLKIFAITFGIGVATGIIMEFEFGTNWSVYSKYVGDIFGSALAAEGLFAFGLESTFLGILIFGWNRVSPKVHFISTIGVFLGSMFSAVWIVVANSWQQTPAGYHIVGEGLTARAEVTDFWAMVFNPSSVDRIIHVWQGAFLAGAFMVLSVHAYYLLKGRYVEISKKAFKISLLVATIISLTQLVSGHSSADGVAVNQPAKLAAMEGHYDESSAADLYLFGWVDDKSQKVTGIGIPGGLSFLVHQDFEEPIQGLNAFPKDEIPTQVNAVFQFYHIMISIGMFLIGLTLYASYLWWRGKLFDKKWLLKIFAFSVLLPQIANQVGWFAAEMGRQPWVVYGHLKTSDAFSQEVSSNQILFSLILFLVVYAILFLLFLYSLNKKIKHGPYNEAENPDEFLKYT; via the coding sequence ATGGATACCGAAATCCTTGCCAGAATCCAATTTGCCTTCACAGTAGCATTTCACTATATCTATCCGCCTTTAAGTATTGGCATAGGATTAATCATGGTGATTTTTGAAGGTTTATATCTGAAAACAGGTAAAAAACAGTATGAAATTTTAACGCGTTTTTGGTTGAAAATTTTCGCCATAACTTTTGGTATTGGTGTTGCAACCGGAATCATCATGGAGTTTGAATTTGGTACCAATTGGTCTGTATATTCAAAATATGTAGGAGACATTTTCGGTAGTGCTTTAGCCGCTGAAGGTTTATTTGCTTTCGGTCTCGAAAGTACCTTTCTGGGGATTTTAATTTTCGGTTGGAATCGTGTGTCACCAAAAGTACATTTCATTTCAACTATAGGTGTATTTCTGGGATCTATGTTCTCTGCGGTTTGGATTGTGGTAGCTAACAGCTGGCAACAAACACCAGCTGGATATCATATTGTTGGCGAAGGATTAACTGCTAGGGCAGAAGTCACTGATTTTTGGGCTATGGTCTTTAATCCATCAAGTGTAGATCGTATTATCCATGTATGGCAAGGAGCATTTTTAGCTGGTGCTTTTATGGTATTGAGTGTGCATGCGTATTATTTATTGAAGGGTCGTTATGTAGAAATTTCAAAAAAAGCCTTCAAAATCTCATTGTTGGTTGCAACAATTATCTCACTAACACAATTAGTTTCAGGGCATAGTTCTGCAGATGGTGTAGCCGTTAATCAACCAGCCAAATTAGCAGCTATGGAAGGGCATTATGATGAATCTTCAGCCGCTGATTTGTATTTATTTGGTTGGGTAGATGACAAATCGCAAAAAGTTACTGGAATAGGTATTCCTGGTGGTTTGTCATTCTTGGTACATCAGGATTTTGAAGAGCCAATACAAGGTTTAAATGCGTTTCCAAAGGATGAAATCCCAACACAAGTTAATGCGGTATTTCAGTTTTATCATATCATGATTTCCATTGGTATGTTTTTAATTGGATTAACCCTTTATGCATCTTACTTATGGTGGAGAGGAAAATTGTTCGATAAAAAATGGTTACTTAAAATATTTGCATTTTCGGTATTATTACCTCAAATAGCCAATCAAGTAGGTTGGTTTGCTGCCGAAATGGGTAGACAACCTTGGGTGGTTTATGGTCACTTAAAAACAAGTGACGCCTTTTCTCAAGAAGTTTCCTCGAATCAAATATTATTCTCTTTAATCTTGTTCTTAGTGGTATATGCAATATTGTTTTTACTGTTCCTTTATTCTTTAAATAAAAAGATAAAACACGGACCGTATAACGAAGCAGAAAACCCAGACGAATTTTTAAAATACACTTAA
- the cydB gene encoding cytochrome d ubiquinol oxidase subunit II: protein METFLGIDYPTLWYLVVGLLFSGYAILEGFDYGAGAWHLFLRKDLSRRIAINAIGPLWDANQVWLIIGGGALFAGFPVMYATMLSAMYIPFMLFLMLLVLRSAAIKFRSAEEMKWWRKTWDIIYFVSNTLIGFLLGVVLGNVLQGFELHENFEYKGGIFFSFLNPYALMVGLTTLSIFMTQGAIFLLLKTEGRLHDRLSFLLKKGMIFFIISFAITSLYTLTFLHGVTDKFKEQPVFFALPILAFLAVANVPRLVSKKKYSHALIFSSLIMAFLLMLVAFQLYPVLLPSTISPEYSVTIYNAASSQKSLGIMLTIVLIGAPLLAFYFLFLYKTFHGKVKLDDTSY, encoded by the coding sequence ATGGAAACATTTTTAGGTATAGATTATCCAACATTATGGTATTTAGTTGTAGGGTTATTGTTTTCGGGTTACGCCATTTTAGAAGGTTTTGATTATGGTGCTGGTGCATGGCATTTGTTCTTAAGAAAAGACTTAAGTAGACGTATTGCCATTAATGCTATTGGTCCGCTTTGGGATGCCAACCAAGTATGGTTAATTATTGGTGGAGGAGCATTGTTTGCTGGATTTCCAGTAATGTATGCTACCATGTTGTCGGCAATGTATATTCCATTTATGTTGTTTTTAATGCTATTGGTGTTGCGCTCTGCAGCGATAAAATTTAGAAGTGCAGAAGAAATGAAATGGTGGCGAAAAACCTGGGATATTATCTATTTTGTGTCCAATACCTTAATTGGATTTCTTCTAGGTGTTGTTTTGGGTAATGTGTTACAAGGCTTTGAGCTTCATGAAAATTTTGAATATAAAGGAGGCATTTTCTTTTCGTTTTTAAATCCTTATGCATTAATGGTAGGGCTAACAACTTTATCTATTTTTATGACACAAGGTGCGATTTTTCTACTATTAAAAACTGAAGGTAGACTGCACGACAGATTATCATTTTTACTTAAAAAAGGTATGATATTCTTTATTATAAGTTTTGCCATTACGTCATTATACACTTTAACATTTCTGCATGGAGTAACCGATAAATTTAAAGAACAACCTGTATTTTTTGCTTTGCCCATTTTGGCGTTCTTAGCTGTAGCAAATGTGCCAAGGTTAGTCTCTAAGAAGAAATATTCGCATGCCTTAATATTTTCATCATTGATTATGGCATTTTTATTAATGTTGGTGGCATTTCAGTTATATCCAGTTTTGTTACCTTCTACAATTAGTCCTGAGTATAGTGTTACTATTTATAATGCAGCTTCTTCGCAGAAATCTTTAGGCATTATGTTAACCATTGTGCTAATCGGAGCTCCACTTTTAGCATTCTACTTCTTGTTTTTATATAAAACATTTCATGGTAAAGTAAAGTTAGACGACACCAGTTATTAA
- a CDS encoding TetR/AcrR family transcriptional regulator: MTKKEQNIEERILKAAEQIFHKKGMDGARMQEIADEAEINKAMLHYYFRSKQLLFEAVFIKAFSMLAPRLNKILNDESSIEDKVRNFSFNYISFISEHPYLPNFIIQELNKNPDFFLSLKSKQEFPKLDGFKKQLEEEIDKGLFKPIKAEQLFINIISLNAFPFIGESLIKGIANIDDDNYNKLIEERKTQVADFIIDAIKIN; encoded by the coding sequence ATGACCAAAAAAGAGCAAAATATAGAAGAGCGTATTCTAAAAGCTGCGGAACAAATTTTTCATAAAAAAGGAATGGATGGAGCTCGTATGCAAGAAATAGCTGACGAGGCTGAAATAAACAAAGCAATGCTACATTATTACTTTAGAAGTAAGCAATTACTTTTTGAAGCGGTGTTTATAAAAGCGTTTTCCATGTTGGCACCTCGATTAAATAAAATCCTCAACGATGAATCATCGATTGAAGATAAAGTCAGAAATTTTTCTTTCAACTACATTTCTTTTATAAGTGAGCATCCTTATCTGCCTAATTTCATTATCCAAGAATTAAATAAAAACCCAGATTTCTTTTTGTCGCTTAAAAGCAAACAAGAGTTTCCAAAGTTAGATGGGTTTAAAAAACAGTTAGAAGAAGAAATTGATAAAGGCCTTTTTAAGCCAATTAAAGCTGAACAGCTTTTTATAAACATTATTTCTTTAAATGCATTTCCGTTTATAGGAGAATCTTTAATTAAAGGTATCGCTAATATAGATGACGATAATTACAACAAACTTATTGAGGAACGTAAAACCCAAGTTGCAGATTTTATCATAGATGCCATTAAAATAAATTAA
- a CDS encoding peroxiredoxin codes for MNTTETSQEQQTFSMPRIGDKAPEFKAVTTQGEINFPSDYKGSWTILFSHPADFTPVCTSEFMTFAHLEEKFNKANCKLVGLSVDGLYSHIAWLRTIKDKIEFNGMKDIEVKFPLIEDITMNVAKKYGMIQPGEHQTQAVRAVFFIDPNSTVRAIIYYPLSLGRNFDEIYRALIAMQTSDKFNVATPADWEPGKDVIISPAGSCGVAEERMTNTDDLECKDWFFCTKKLDKETVLKEVLK; via the coding sequence ATGAATACAACAGAAACATCACAAGAACAACAAACATTTTCAATGCCAAGAATAGGTGATAAAGCACCAGAATTTAAAGCTGTTACTACTCAAGGGGAGATTAATTTCCCATCAGATTATAAAGGTAGCTGGACAATTTTATTTAGCCATCCAGCAGATTTTACACCAGTTTGTACATCTGAGTTTATGACGTTTGCTCATCTTGAAGAAAAGTTTAATAAAGCGAATTGTAAATTAGTTGGTTTGTCTGTTGATGGATTGTACAGCCATATTGCATGGTTAAGAACCATAAAAGACAAAATTGAGTTCAATGGGATGAAAGATATTGAAGTGAAATTCCCATTAATTGAAGACATTACGATGAATGTGGCTAAAAAATACGGTATGATTCAACCAGGTGAACATCAGACCCAAGCAGTTAGAGCTGTATTCTTTATTGATCCAAACAGTACAGTTAGAGCTATTATATATTACCCTTTGAGTTTAGGTAGAAATTTTGACGAAATTTATAGAGCATTAATCGCAATGCAAACCTCTGATAAGTTTAACGTGGCAACACCAGCAGATTGGGAACCAGGTAAAGATGTGATTATTTCACCAGCTGGTTCTTGTGGTGTGGCTGAAGAGCGTATGACCAATACTGATGACTTAGAATGTAAAGATTGGTTTTTCTGTACTAAAAAATTAGATAAGGAGACTGTTTTAAAAGAAGTATTAAAATAA